The DNA segment TTGGAATTGTTGGCGCGTCAGGCTATGGCGGGGTACAACTAGTTAGGTTACTGATGGAACATCCAGAAGTTGAACTAGTGTATTTAGGCGGTGAGAGTAGTGCAGGTAAATCCTTTGGAGACCTGTACCCCCATCTAGCTCATCTAGTTAACTTGCCAATAGAAGCAGTAGATGCAGAAGTAATTGCTCACCGTTGTGAAGTAGTATTTCTCTCGCTACCAAATGGTCTGGCTTGCCAAATTGCCCCGATTTTGTGTGAAAAAGGATGTAAAGTCCTCGATTTGAGTGCCGACTATCGATTCAGCGATTTGACAACTTACACTAATTGGTATGGTACTCCCAGAAGCGATCGCACCACCGCCGCCACAGCAGTATATGGTTTACCAGAACTTTACCGCGATCGCATTGCCGAAGCCCAGTTAGTTGGCTGTGCTGGTTGCTACCCCACCGCCAGCCTCTTAGCCCTTTCACCACTGCTCAAACAAGGCTTAATCGTTCCAGAAACCGCCATTATCGATGCCAAATCCGGCACATCAGGCGGCGGAAGACAAGGCAAAGTCAACTTATTACTAGCTGAGGCTGATAACTCATTAGGAGCATACGGAGTTAGTCGTCACCGTCACACCCCAGAAATTGAACAGATTTGTAGTGATTTAGCAGGTCACGAAGTCACAGTTCAATTTACCCCTCATCTCGTCCCCATGGTGCGGGGAATTTTAGCCACAGTATATGCCACACTCCGCGATCCCGGATTAGTGCGAGATGACTTAATTACCATTTTTTCAGCCTTCTATCGTCACGCCCCTTGGGTGAGAATCTGCGAAAGTGGCATTTATCCTCAAACCAAGTGGGCGTGTGGTAGCAATCTTTGTTACATCGGCTTAGAAGTAGACCCGCGCACAGGTCGAGTCATAGTCATGTCAGCCATTGACAACCTCATTAAAGGACAAGCAGGCCAAGCAATACAATGTTTGAACCTGATGATGGGCTGGGATGAAACCTTGGGGTTGCCCAAATTAGGATTTTATCCATAATCGGGGAAATCAATTTTGGATTTTGGATTTGCGATTTTAGATTATGGTTCAATCCAAAATCTAAAATCTAAAATCTAAAATTCCTACTCCCTACTTAGGTCCTAAACCCACAGTACCAGCATAAACAGCGCGATCGCCTAATTCATGTTCAATCCGCAGTAAGCGATTGTATTTTGCTACCCGTTCACTACGACACAGAGAACCTGTCTTAATTTGACCCGCACGAGTAGCTACAGCTAAATCAGCAATAGTTGTATCTTCTGTTTCACCAGAACGATGGCTAATTACTGAACGGAAACCGTTGCGAGTTGCCAAATCAATAGTTTCCAAAGTTTCAGTCAGTGAACCAATTTGATTGAGTTTAATCAAAATAGAATTAGCGGCTTTTTGCTCAATTCCCTTTTGCAAGCGGGTAGCATTAGTTACGAATAAATCATCACCTACTAATTGCACCTTTGCACCTACCTTTTGAGTTAGTAATTCCCAATTTTGCCAATCCTCTTCATGCAAACCATCTTCAATCGACACAATGGGATATTCGTCAACCAATTGTCCTAAATAATTAACAAACTCACTTGGTGCATGGGGTTTGCCATCATAGACATACTGCCCATTCTTGTAAAACTCACTAGCAGCTACATCCAAAGCCAAAGCCACTTCTTCTCCTGGCTTATAACCAGCCTTTTTAATCGCCGCTACCAGCAATTCTAAAGCCACTTGGTTAGATTCCAAATTAGGTGCAAAACCGCCTTCATCACCCACACCAGTCAGCAAACCCTTTTCATCCAATACCTTGCTCAGAGTAGCAAATACTTCCGCACCCCAGCGCAAAGCTTCCTTAAAAGAAGGCGCGCCAATAGGTACAATCATAAACTCTTGAAAGTCTACATTATTGGAAGCGTGCGCCCCACCGTTGATCACATTCATCAAAGGCACGGGTAGCAAATTCGACAAAGGACTGCCCAAATAGCGATATAAGGGAAGATCCAAAGACTCAGCACTGGCTTTTGCAGCAGCCAGGGAAACCGCCAAAATTGCATTTGCACCCAAATTAGCTTTATTCGGTGAACCATCCAAAGCAATCATTTTTCTGTCTAACAATTCTTGGTCGAGAGCATCCAAACCTAACAATTTTGGTGCTAACACCTGATTCACATTCTGCACCGCCTTGAGTACCCCTTTCCCACCATAGCGGCTTTTATCATCATCCCGCAGTTCATGGGCTTCAAATGTGCCAGTAGACGCACCACTGGGAACCTGTGCTAGTCCCACAACACCATTAGCCAAATGTACTTCAGCCTCAACCGTGGGCTTACCCCGCGAGTCCAGAATTTCACGGGCTACAATTGCATCAATAGCGGTATCTAGAAATTTAGTCATTCGTGTTTTGTCCTTCGTTTCTATGGCGTTTCCGGGTTCAGACTTTACAGTTTAGTCTTAACCCAATCGTTAGTTTATGTGTTTCCGGGGCTAAATCGCCTGAGATTAAAGAAGATTTCCAATAGCGAACGCTGGAAGTTGATTTACTGGGTAAGAAGTAAAACATAGCTGAATATGAGCTACATCTGCTATAAAAGCTATTTACGTTATAATTTGCTTAAAAACCAAGAGATTATTTATGAATACAGTAGTAATTAATAATCATATTGAAATTACGCCAGGGATATGTGGTGGCAAACCTCGCATTGCTGGACATCGAATTAAAGTACAAAATATCGTCTTATGGTATGAACGAATGGGAATGTCACCCGATGAAATTGTTTATCACTATCCCAGTATTAGTTTAGCTGATGTTCATGCAGCATTAGCTTATTATTATGATAATATTGAAGAAATTAGAAAAGATATAGAAGACGATGAAGTATTTGCTAGAGAGATGAAAGCTAAAATGCCTTCTTTAGTGCAGCAAAAACTTCAAAAAAGTCATGGCTAGAGAAATTAAATTTCATTTAGATGAAAATGTCAGTAATGCGATCGCTAATGGACTTCGTAAAAGAGACATTGATGTAACAACGACTTCAGAGCAAGGGCTGATTTCTGTATCTGATCAAGTTCAGTTAGAATTTTATTTTTCTCAAGGAAGAGTTATTTTTACTCAGGATACAGATTTTTTGCGATTAGATCAATCCAATATAAACCATCTAGGGATTGTTTATTGTCCTCAACAGACTAAATCTATTGGACAAATCATTCAGGGCTTAGTATTAATTTGGGAGTTACTAGAACCTGAAGAAATGTTGGGACATATTGAATATTTATGAATAAAAATAAAAGGCGATCGCTATTATAAAGTTAAGGTGGCTAGAGAGCGATCGCTATAGGTCAATAGTCAATACGTTATAATTTGCTTAAAAACCGCGAGATTATTTATGAACAAAGAAAGTATTACAGCCATAATTCATCCGGGTGATGATTTTGGTTATGTTGTTGAGTGTGTAGAAATTTCTGTTGTTACTCAAGGGGATAGTTTGGATGAAGTTGTAAAAAATTGTACTGATGCAGTTTTTCTGCATTTGGAAGGGGAAAATCCCGAAGATTTTGGATTAATTGAGCATCCCGCTATTCGCTTTGTTTTTTAACTCCAGCCGATTTATGCCTAAGTTAAGAAGACTATCAGCACAGGAAGTTATTGATATTTTAAATCAATTTGGTTTTGAAATTATTAGCCATACCGAATCATAAACAGTTAGATTTAGGTACTTGTCGGGCAATTTATCGTCAAGCTAGTAAATATATTCCTGAATCAGATTTATATGCTCATTTTTATAAATAAGAGATATATTTATGTTATAGTTTGCTTGAAATTATAGGGGTTATTTATGAATACATTAGAAATTCGTCAACAAATTCAAGAATATGTTGATAAATTGTCACCAGAAATATTATTAGTTGCTGTTGATTTTTTGGCATATTTGGCAGATAGAGAAGATAACGATGCCACTGAAGAGTTATTGAAAATAAATGATTTTAAAGCAGATTTTGCTAAAGCGAAAAAAAATGTTGAAGAAGGCAAGGTAATTTCCGTTGAGCGACTTAAACGAAAATATTAATTATACCGTTGTTATTAGCATTGATGCTCAAGGGTTTTTTGAATCTGCTTCTGGTGCTTTACAAAAGAAATTAGACAGGTGTTTTGAGGTTTTAAAAATAGAGCCTCGTAATTATCCTAATATAAAAGCACTGAAAGGTGAATTGTCAGGTTATTATCGTTATCGTGTGGGTGATTATGGAGTTATTTATGAAATTGATGATAATTTAAAGGAGATAACTATTCTGATGATTGCACATCGCCGTCGGGTTTATGAGTAAGAAATATCAGTGAATAATCAAGGCGATCGCTATTATAAAGTCAAAGTGGCTAGAGAGCGATCGCGATAAGTCAATATTCAATTTCTGGCTAATTACAACTAATTTTTTCCAATTCCTAATAATTAGGCTTCCAGTAGCACCAAACATTTGAGCAGATAGAAGCACACCTAGATGCTGTTTACGTGTAAATCGCTGATGAGATATAAAATAGAATAATTAAACAAAAGGTGAATATGCGATTACTACACACAATGCTACGAGTCGGCAACCTGGACAAGTCCTTGCAGTTTTACTGTGATGTCCTGGGGATGAAATTATTGCGGAGAAAAGACTATCCAGGCGGGGAATTTACTTTGGCGTTTATCGGCTATGGTGACGAAAGTGATAATAGCGTTATCGAATTAACTTATAACTGGGGAGTAGAAAAATACGACTTGGGTAATGGTTACGGTCATATTGCCCTTGGCGTTGATGATATTTATACCACCTGTGAACACATTAAAACGCTGGGCGGTAAAGTCACACGGGAACCAGGGCCAATGAAACATGGTTCTACAGTCATTGCCTTTGTTGAAGATCCAGATGGGTATAAAGTTGAACTGATTCAACTGAAAAATCAAAATTCAGCAGCAAAACAGGAATCAGCAGCAAAACTGGTAACCAAATAAGATATCTGAGCAAAATTAAAATACCTATAGTGACAAAGATTGTAGAGACGTTCCATGGAACGTCTCTATACGGGTTCACTACAAATTACTCCACACAATCTGGCAAACTTACCGCATAACGGTATTTTCGTTTTAAATTAGAGATAGGGTTAATAGTTAAACTCTTACCAATTAAGAATCCCAAATTGCCACCGCAAATACACGCTGATATACATTGTTAATAGTTGGATATTGTTTTAGGGGGTGGATACTGGAAAAATGATACTGATACGTCCTTCCCATCCTCATCCCAGCAACTTACCTGAAAATCCTAAATCTAAAATCCTTAAAAATGCAGCCTACAGATCCCAATAAATTTACTGATACAGCCTGGGAAGCAATTGTCAAATCTCAGGATATAGTCCGCGCATATCAACAACAGCAACTAGATGTTGAACATTTAATTATTGCCCTTTTACAAGAACCTACAAGTTTAGCTATCAGGATTTTCGCTCGTGCTGAGGTTGATCCCATCCGCTTGCAACAACAATTAGAAGCCTTTACCCAGCGTCAGCCAAAAGTTGGTAAAAGTGATCAGCTTTATCTGGGTCGTAACTTAGATGTTTTACTAGACAAGGCTGAAGAAATTAGGGTGAGAATGCAGGATGCCTATATCTCAGTCGAACATATAATTTTGGCTTTCGCTGAAGATGAACGGGTTGGAAGGCGGATACTGAAAGCTTTTAACGCCGATAGTGCCAAATTAGAAGCGAATATCAAAAGTGTGCGCGGTAGCCAAAAAGTGACAGATCAAAACCCAGAATCTCGCTATGAAGCTTTGCAAAAATTTGGCAGAGATTTAACAGAACAAGCCAAAGCTGGCAAATTAGACCCAGTAATTGGGCGGGATGACGAAATTCGCCGGGTAATTCAAGTATTGTCTCGCCGGAGTAAGAATAACCCCGTGCTGATTGGTGAACCGGGGGTGGGTAAAACTGCGATCGCGGAAGCTCTAGCACAGCGTATGGTAAATGGAGATGTGCCAGAATCTCTGAAAAATCGCCAGTTGATTTCCTTAGATATCGGGAGTTTAATTGCTGGGGCGAAATTGCGGGGGGAATTTGAAGAACGCCTGAAAGCAGTTCTCAGGGAAGTTACAGAATCTAACGGTCAAATTGTCCTATTTATTGATGAACTGCACACAGTTGTGGGGACTGGTTCGAGTCAACAAGGGGCGATGGATGCGGGGAATTTACTCAAACCCATGCTGGCGCGGGGCGAATTGCGGTGTATTGGCGCAACCACACTGGATGAATACCGCAAACACATAGAAAAAGATGCGGCTTTAGAACGTCGTTTTCAGCAAGTCTTTGTCGATCAGCCTAGCGTAGAAAATACAATTTCCATTCTCCGGGGATTAAAAGAACGCTACGAAGTTCACCACAATGTGAAAATTTCTGATTCGGCTTTAGTCGCCGCCGCTACATTATCCGCCCGTTATATTGCTGACCGTTTTTTACCAGATAAAGCCATTGACTTGGTAGATGAAGCCGCCGCCCAGTTGAAAATGGAGATTACCTCCAAACCCGCAGAATTGGAAACCATTGACCGCCGCTTGATGCAGCTAGAAATGGAAAAGCTATCATTGGCTGGGGAAGAAAAGGAAACTGCGCCAGCTAGGGAGCGTTTTGAGCGGATTGAGCAAGAAATTGCCACTTTAACTGTCAAACAGCAAGAATTTAATGAACAATGGCAAGGTGAGAAACAGCTATTAGAGGCGATTAGTACTTTAAAGAAAGAAGAAGATGCCTTGCGGGTGCAAATTGAGCAGGCAGAACGGGCTTATGATTTGAATAAAGCTGCCCAATTAAAGTATGGCAAATTGGAAGGAGTGCAGCGCGATCGCGAGGCCAAAGAAGCCCAACTGTTAGAAATTCAAAACCAAGGTGCTACTCTGCTGCGAGAACAAGTTACAGAGTCCGATATTGCCGAAATTGTCGCCAAATGGACAGGTATACCCGTTAATCGGCTTTTGGCATCAGAACGGCACAAATTACTGCAACTAGAAACTCATTTACATCAACGAGTCATTGGACAACATGAAGCCGTAGCCGCAGTATCCGCCGCCATTCGTCGCGCCCGTGCGGGGATGAAAGACCCCGGTCGTCCCATTGGTTCATTTTTGTTTATGGGACCCACAGGCGTAGGTAAAACCGAATTAGCCCGTGCGTTAGCGCAGTTCCTCTTTGATTCTGATGATGCCTTGATCCGCTTGGATATGTCAGAGTATATGGAAAAACACTCGGTTTCCCGGCTAGTTGGTGCGCCTCCAGGATATGTGGGTTATGAAGAAGGCGGTCAACTTTCCCAAGCTGTGCGCCGTCACCCTTATTCAGTGGTGCTATTCGATGAAGTAGAGAAGGCTCACCCAGATGTGTTTAATATTTTGTTGCAGGTCTTAGATGATGGCAGAATTACTGACTCACAGGGCAGAGCCGTAGACTTCCGTAACACAGTCATAGTAATGACTAGCAACATCGGCAGTGAATACATATTAGATGTGTCTGGTGATGATACAAAGTACGATATGATGCAGACAAGGGTCACAGATGCCCTGCGATCGCACTTCCGCCCCGAATTTCTCAACCGCGTCGATGATATAATTCTGTTCCACGCCCTCAGCCGTACTGAGATGCGCCACATCATCCGCATCCAACTGAAGCGAGTAGAAAAACTGCTGCGAGAGCAAAAAATTTCCTTTGAAATCTCCGCCGCCGCCTGTGATTACTTAGTAGAATCTGGCTATGATCCAGTTTACGGCGCACGTCCGCTAAAACGGGCGATTCAGCGAGAAGTAGAAAACCCCTTAGCCACCAAGTTATTAGAGAACACCTTTATCCCTGGAGACACAATTTTCATCGAGAAAGAAGACCAGGGTTTAACATTCAGTAAAACCATGCCGGTTAAAGTCACCGTTTCACCATCTTCTGTCAAGGTATTGGAGTGAAAAAGCTCGTAGTGAGGACTTCAGTCCTCTCTTCCCCTTGCTAGAACTTTTGGATCATAGTAAACACCTTGTTTTTTATCAACACCAGGAAAATTGGAGTCCTATAAAATACACAAATATTACCAAGTAATTCATATTACAGGGCATACAATAGCATGATACGATTGACCATTGTGGAAACTCTATCATGAAAGCAATCCACGCTCTTGCTCGTTACTTCCCAGATAAATGTGGAGGTATTCAAGTCAACTTAACCGATTTACTACCAAAACTGCGATCGCATAATATCGATGTCAAAATAGCCGCAGCTAATAACGGTTCTAGCAAAGAACAAACTTACGAGTTTAATGATGTAGAAGTTTATCGCTATCCTGTATTTCCCTCACCCAAAACTCAACCCAACCATGGGCAATTTCCTCATGGTCAATTTGAGCATTTTGCTAATTGGCTATCCCGCCAAAAAGCAGATATCTATCATCAGCACCATTGGGAAGTATATTGCGGTTTACCGCATCTGCGGATGGCTAAAAAGTTAGGCATGAAAACAGTGGTCACAATTCATTATCCTATACCAATTTGTCAACGCACCACTTTAATGTTCAACGGAGAAAAAGTTTGTGATGGTAAAATTGATATAGTACGTTGTTCTCAATGTGCTGATACTTTTAGCAATAAGTTACCTGCGCCAATAGTCAAATCCTTAAGTTATTTACCCCAGGCTATTTTAAGTGGTTTACCTTTGCCTACCAGCGCCTATCTTCCAGCTTCATTAAACAAAGGTGATTTAGGGGAATTTGTTCGTCCTTTAGTCATTCCTGGTTATGTCGCGGCTCGGCAACAAAGTTTGCAAGCAATGGCAAAATATGCTGACCGGATTGTAGCAGTTTGTGATTGGCTATATCAAGCTTTACTCATCAACGGCATCCCTAAAGAAAAATTGGTTCTTAGCCGATGTGGAATATCCTATCCTCAACCAGAAAAATTGCCAAGAATCAGGCAGCAAAGCAAATCTTTAAAAGTCGTTTTTTTAGGTCGATGGGATATCAATAAAGGTGTCGATATATTAGTAAAATCAATTAAAAATTTACCATTGCAAATTCCCATTGAGTTAGTTATTCATGCCATACCCCAAGATGAACGATATCGCAAAAAAATCTTGCAGATGATTGGTGATGATCCTCGAATTTGTGTAGAAAAACAACTAACAAGAGCAGAAATTCCTCAGACTTTAGCCAATTACGATATATTGGCTGTACCTTCCCAATGGCTAGAAACTGGTCCATTAGTAGTTCTAGAAGCTCATGCTTTATCTTTACCTGTAATAGGTTCTAATTTGGGCGGTATTGCCGAACTGGTAAAACATGGTATTAATGGTTGGTTAGTTCCAGCGAATGACATCCAGGCTTGGACTGAAGCGTTACGGCTGTTGGCTACAGATACAAATTTACTTGAAAAACTGCGCCAAGGGATTCAACCTGTCCGCACTGTGAGTATGCAAGCAGAAGATTTAGCAGCTATATATAGCAACCTGCATCCATAATTTCAACAGTGCATCCTTCTAAGGGTAGTGGAATCCGAATAAAATTTAAGAGGCATTCCTTACCCATAACAACAGATAATCACGGAAAATTGATATTCAGAATTATCTCTGCAACTACAACAAACAGATCACTATGCTAGAACAAGGCACCATCAGTATTCATACTGAGAATATTTTCCCAATCATCAAGAAGTCTCTGTACTCAGACCATCAAATATTCCTCCGCGAATTGGTATCTAACGCTGTAGATGCCATCCAAAAGCTGAACATGGTATCCCGCGCTGGGGAATTTGCGGGAGAAATCGGTGAACCAGAAATCCAACTGGCTATCGACAAAGATAAAAAAACCCTTTCCATTACCGACAACGGCATTGGGATGACAGCAGAGGAAGTTAAAAAGTACATCAATCAGGTGGCTTTCTCTAGTGCCGAAGAATTTATTCACAAGTATGAAGGCAAATCAGATCAACCCATTATCGGTCACTTTGGTCTGGGTTTCTACTCGTCCTTCATGGTGGCGCAAAACGTAGAAATTGATACCCTCTCATACCAAGAAGGGGCGCAAGCTGTCCACTGGACTTGTGATGGTTCTCCTGCTTTCACCTTAGAAGAATCACCCCGCACAACTCGCGGTACTACTATTACTCTGACTCTCCAAGGAGAAGAAGAGGAATTTTTAGAATCAGCACGAATTAAGAATCTTGTCAAGACATACTGCGACTTCATGCCAGTGCCAATTAAACTGGACGGTGAAGTATTAAATCGGCAAAAAGCACCTTGGCGGGAGTCTACCAATAACCTGAGTAAAGAAGATTACTTAGAGTTTTACCGCTACCTGTACCCATTTCAGGAAGAACCTTTGTTGTGGGTACATTTAAATACTGATTATCCCTTTATCATCAACGGGATTCTGTATTTTCCCAAAATGCGCCCCGATGTCGATGTAACCAAAGGGCAAATCAAGCTATTTTGCAATCAAGTTTTTGTCAGCGACAACTGCGAAGAGATTGTGCCGCAATTCCTCATGCCGATGCGGGGTGTGATTGATAGCACTGATATTCCCCTGAATGTATCCCGGAGTGCATTGCAAGGCGATCGCACAGTCCGCAAAATCGGCGATTATATAGCTAAAAAAGTAGGCGATCGCCTTAAAGAACTATACCGCGACAACCGCGAACAATACATCAGTGCCTGGAAAGACCTCAGCACATTTGTCAAATTTGGGGTTCTCAACGACGAGAAATTCAAAAAACAAATTCAAGATATCATCGTTTTTCGCACCACAGCCAAACTAGGTGAAACAGCCGAAACCCCAGCAGTAGAGGTACAGTCAGCAGAAAGCGACCTGTGGCAAGATGTCGCCGCCAACGCATCAAGTCTTCCATACACAACCCTCAAAGAATACTTAGAACGTAACAAAGAACGTCACGAAAATCGAGTATTTTACAGCACCGACGAAACCACCCAATCGACTTACATAGAACTGCACAAAAACCAAGGCTTAGAAGTCCTATTCATGGACTCCTTCATCGACACCCACTTTATCAACTTCCTAGAAAGGGAATACTCAGATGTCAAATTTACCCGCGTAGATTCCGACTTAGATAACACCCTGCTAGAGCAAGACAAAACCGGCGAAATAGTTGACCCCACAACCAACAAAACCAAAAGTGAAGTAATCAAAGAATTATTTGAGAAATCCCTCAACAAACCCAAACTCAACATCCGTACCGAAGCCTTAAAATCAGACGATCCCCAAGGCACACCACCAGCAATGGTACTGTTACCAGAAATAATGCGCCGCCTGCGGGAAATGAACGCCATGATGCAGCAGCAGAACGCAGATTTTCCTGAAGATCATATTTTGTTAGTGAATACCGCTCATCCCCTGATTCAAAACCTAGCCAACCTCAACCAAGGTAGTATCATTCAGGATGATGCTCAGACATCCACAAACCCCTTAGTAAACATGATTTGTCAACACGTCTACGACTTAGCCCTGATGACTCAAAAAGGATTTGACGCAGAAGGAATGAAATCCTTCGTCGAGCGTTCCAACGAAGTGCTGACCAAACTAACAGAACAAGCCAGCAAATAAAAACCCCCAAATCTGCTTTTTGACCTCACCCCGCCTTTGACTTGCGCCAAATTCCCCCCTCTCCTCGCTGGCGGCTATCCATTACCCACAGCTTTCTTAACATGACTGTAAGCTAGACTGTGTAGGGATGATAGAAGTTTCTAAGCTATCGAGATCGCCGCTAGCGAGGGTGTGCCAATGTTTAAGCAGAAACATCAGGTGGGGAGTGGGAATGGAGAAGTTTCCAGGTAGCGGCGATATCGTGTAATCGCCGTAAACCCCGCCAAATAGTTTTAACTCCCGGCTCACCATCTCCCTTGCGAGCCAGAAAGCCGCCGAGAGTGGCAATCATTGGCACGGTTTCTCGTAAAGATGAAGGTTTGTTTGGTGGGTTGGGATTTTTGTTGACAGTGGCACATAAAGATTGCCATTCATCAGTTTCTAAAACGGCATCAGAGGATAAATCAGGGTGAACTCGTGAGAAGTAAGTGAGCCATAATAAACGCCAAGCGACAACAGAATAAGTGGCTAGTGCCATATGGATGCGGTCAGCAGTAGACAATTGTAATTGCTCAATTCTACAGCCACTTTTTAAAGTGTAATGATAGCGTTCTATCAACCAACGATAGGTGTACCATTGCACACAACGTGCGGCATTATGACACAAAAGAGAATTTACCGACTTGTGTGTACATAGTTTCCGTTCAAAATGGCAAAACTGCTACAGTTAAAAGTTGGAGTCTTGATGATCATCACTAGTTCCAACCAGAGTTAATTGAAAACATAATTTAACGTTTTTCGATAAGATCAATATTCCTCGCTGATCTACCTAACTTCTATGCTCAATCCCAATCTGGATCAAATCCAGTTGACCAAAGACGATTATGAACGCTACTCCCGCCATCTAATTTTGCCAGAAATTGGACTAGAAGGACAGAAGCGTTTAAAAGCTGCTAGCGTTTTGTGTATTGGTACTGGTGGGCTAGGTTCGCCATTACTCTTATATCTTGCAGCCGCAGGTATCGGACGCATTGGTATTGTGGATTTCGATATCGTCGATACTTCCAACCTGCAACGCCAAGTAATTCACGGTACATCCTGGGTGGGTAAACCCAAAATTGAATCAGCAAAAAACCGAATTCACGAAATTAACCCCCATTGTCAGGTTGACTTGTACGAAACTCGCCTGAGTGCTGAAAACGCCCTAGATATAATTAAGCCTTACGATATCGTCGTGGATGGTACGGATAACTTCCCTACTAGATACCTCGTTAATGACGCTTGCGTATTGCTGGATAAGCCTAACGTCTACGGTTCCATTTTTCGCTTTGAAGGGCAAGCCACGGTCTTTAACTACGAAGGTGGGCCGAACTATCGTGACTTATACCCAGAACCACCACCACCAGGAATGGTTCCTTCTTGTGCAGAAGGTGGCGTATTAGGTATTTTGCCAGGAATGATTGGCATTATTCAGGCTACAGAAACAGTAAAAATCATCACCGGCAAGGGTAATACCTTAAGTGGACGATTACTGTTATATGATGCCTTAGAAATGAAATTCCGGGAATTGAAACTGCGTCCTAATCCCATTCGCCCAGTTATTGAAAAGCTGATAGACTACGAACAATTCTGCGGAATTCCGCAAGCTAAGGCAGAGGAGGCCAAACAGCAGATGGAAATGTCAGAAATGACCGTTAAGGAATTGAAAGAATTATTGGATAGCGGTGCAAAGGATTTTGTACTATTGGATGTCCGTAATCCTCATGAATACGAAATTGCCAAAATCCCTGGTTCTGTATTAATCCCCTTACCGGATATTGAAAACGGCGACGGGGTAGCGAAGGTCAAAGAAATCCTCAATGGTCACCGCTTGATTGCTCATTGTAAGCTGGGTGGACGGTCTGCCAAAGCCTTGGGTATCCTCAAAGAGGCGGGGATTGAGGGGACGAATGTTAAAGGCGGAATTAACGCTTGGAGTAAGGAAGTAGATCCTTCAGTTCCAGAGTATTAAAATGCTCTAGCTGAGTAACGCAGAGATTCCACGTTTATTCTCTGCGCCTCTGAATTCAGCGCAACTTTTTTGATTTATGAAAAAAATTGCAGCGTTGGGTTGACGTAACCAAACCCAACATTATTGGTAGCGTTGGGTTGCGCTTAACCCAACCTACGTTTAATGCACTGTTTTAAGCTTGTCAGTCCAGTAGGGTGTGTTATGGCTTTAGCCTAACGCACCGTCTTCTGGGTCTTAATGCCGTACTCTCCTCGATCACACACCC comes from the Nodularia sp. NIES-3585 genome and includes:
- the clpB gene encoding ATP-dependent chaperone ClpB, translating into MQPTDPNKFTDTAWEAIVKSQDIVRAYQQQQLDVEHLIIALLQEPTSLAIRIFARAEVDPIRLQQQLEAFTQRQPKVGKSDQLYLGRNLDVLLDKAEEIRVRMQDAYISVEHIILAFAEDERVGRRILKAFNADSAKLEANIKSVRGSQKVTDQNPESRYEALQKFGRDLTEQAKAGKLDPVIGRDDEIRRVIQVLSRRSKNNPVLIGEPGVGKTAIAEALAQRMVNGDVPESLKNRQLISLDIGSLIAGAKLRGEFEERLKAVLREVTESNGQIVLFIDELHTVVGTGSSQQGAMDAGNLLKPMLARGELRCIGATTLDEYRKHIEKDAALERRFQQVFVDQPSVENTISILRGLKERYEVHHNVKISDSALVAAATLSARYIADRFLPDKAIDLVDEAAAQLKMEITSKPAELETIDRRLMQLEMEKLSLAGEEKETAPARERFERIEQEIATLTVKQQEFNEQWQGEKQLLEAISTLKKEEDALRVQIEQAERAYDLNKAAQLKYGKLEGVQRDREAKEAQLLEIQNQGATLLREQVTESDIAEIVAKWTGIPVNRLLASERHKLLQLETHLHQRVIGQHEAVAAVSAAIRRARAGMKDPGRPIGSFLFMGPTGVGKTELARALAQFLFDSDDALIRLDMSEYMEKHSVSRLVGAPPGYVGYEEGGQLSQAVRRHPYSVVLFDEVEKAHPDVFNILLQVLDDGRITDSQGRAVDFRNTVIVMTSNIGSEYILDVSGDDTKYDMMQTRVTDALRSHFRPEFLNRVDDIILFHALSRTEMRHIIRIQLKRVEKLLREQKISFEISAAACDYLVESGYDPVYGARPLKRAIQREVENPLATKLLENTFIPGDTIFIEKEDQGLTFSKTMPVKVTVSPSSVKVLE
- a CDS encoding glycosyltransferase, which gives rise to MKAIHALARYFPDKCGGIQVNLTDLLPKLRSHNIDVKIAAANNGSSKEQTYEFNDVEVYRYPVFPSPKTQPNHGQFPHGQFEHFANWLSRQKADIYHQHHWEVYCGLPHLRMAKKLGMKTVVTIHYPIPICQRTTLMFNGEKVCDGKIDIVRCSQCADTFSNKLPAPIVKSLSYLPQAILSGLPLPTSAYLPASLNKGDLGEFVRPLVIPGYVAARQQSLQAMAKYADRIVAVCDWLYQALLINGIPKEKLVLSRCGISYPQPEKLPRIRQQSKSLKVVFLGRWDINKGVDILVKSIKNLPLQIPIELVIHAIPQDERYRKKILQMIGDDPRICVEKQLTRAEIPQTLANYDILAVPSQWLETGPLVVLEAHALSLPVIGSNLGGIAELVKHGINGWLVPANDIQAWTEALRLLATDTNLLEKLRQGIQPVRTVSMQAEDLAAIYSNLHP
- the htpG gene encoding molecular chaperone HtpG, whose protein sequence is MLEQGTISIHTENIFPIIKKSLYSDHQIFLRELVSNAVDAIQKLNMVSRAGEFAGEIGEPEIQLAIDKDKKTLSITDNGIGMTAEEVKKYINQVAFSSAEEFIHKYEGKSDQPIIGHFGLGFYSSFMVAQNVEIDTLSYQEGAQAVHWTCDGSPAFTLEESPRTTRGTTITLTLQGEEEEFLESARIKNLVKTYCDFMPVPIKLDGEVLNRQKAPWRESTNNLSKEDYLEFYRYLYPFQEEPLLWVHLNTDYPFIINGILYFPKMRPDVDVTKGQIKLFCNQVFVSDNCEEIVPQFLMPMRGVIDSTDIPLNVSRSALQGDRTVRKIGDYIAKKVGDRLKELYRDNREQYISAWKDLSTFVKFGVLNDEKFKKQIQDIIVFRTTAKLGETAETPAVEVQSAESDLWQDVAANASSLPYTTLKEYLERNKERHENRVFYSTDETTQSTYIELHKNQGLEVLFMDSFIDTHFINFLEREYSDVKFTRVDSDLDNTLLEQDKTGEIVDPTTNKTKSEVIKELFEKSLNKPKLNIRTEALKSDDPQGTPPAMVLLPEIMRRLREMNAMMQQQNADFPEDHILLVNTAHPLIQNLANLNQGSIIQDDAQTSTNPLVNMICQHVYDLALMTQKGFDAEGMKSFVERSNEVLTKLTEQASK